In Paenibacillus sonchi, a single genomic region encodes these proteins:
- a CDS encoding carbohydrate ABC transporter permease: protein MKTNNTKAGRIILEVILVILSLLFLYPLFLTIINSLKSFSEVMTDVIALPQHLALSNYSYVWKFINYPRLFLNNFIITGLGLLGIVFISSIAAYKLARTKSRLSGIIYFLCIMPMLIPFQSIMLTVLQTAKNLNLSESTWGLGLLYWGFGAPLAVFIYHGFVKGIPTEIDESATIDGASSFRLFFSVIFPLLKSVTTTIVIIDVMWIWNDFLLPLLMVNGSPDTKTLTLAAYTFVGQYTSDWQYAMTAMVMAVLPSIIVFIFLQKYIVKGVVAGAVKG from the coding sequence ATGAAAACAAACAACACCAAAGCAGGCCGGATCATTCTCGAAGTGATTCTGGTCATCCTCTCTCTTCTGTTCCTGTATCCGCTGTTCCTGACGATCATCAACTCGTTAAAAAGCTTCAGCGAGGTCATGACGGATGTTATCGCTCTGCCACAGCATCTGGCGCTCAGCAACTACTCGTATGTCTGGAAATTCATCAACTATCCGAGATTGTTCCTGAACAACTTCATCATTACCGGCCTTGGCCTGCTGGGCATCGTGTTCATCTCTTCCATTGCCGCCTATAAACTGGCACGGACCAAATCCAGACTCAGCGGAATCATCTACTTCCTGTGCATTATGCCGATGCTGATTCCGTTCCAATCCATCATGCTGACCGTGCTGCAAACAGCCAAGAACCTGAACCTCTCCGAGAGCACCTGGGGACTGGGGCTGCTGTATTGGGGCTTCGGCGCACCGCTGGCTGTGTTCATCTATCACGGATTTGTAAAAGGCATCCCGACAGAGATCGACGAGAGCGCCACAATCGACGGGGCTTCGAGCTTCCGGCTGTTCTTCAGTGTCATCTTCCCGCTGTTGAAATCGGTAACGACTACCATTGTCATCATCGACGTCATGTGGATCTGGAACGACTTCCTGCTCCCGCTCTTAATGGTCAACGGTTCACCGGATACGAAAACGCTGACGCTGGCAGCCTACACTTTCGTCGGACAGTACACCTCCGACTGGCAGTATGCGATGACAGCAATGGTGATGGCCGTATTGCCTTCCATCATCGTGTTCATCTTCCTGCAGAAGTACATCGTCAAAGGCGTAGTGGCCGGAGCAGTGAAGGGCTGA
- a CDS encoding carbohydrate ABC transporter permease produces MLKTLGRRWREKLDFGLFTLPVLICIAVAFYIPFVMTIRYSMTKWNGISKHPKFVGLDNFQQIFTGDSNFANSAWFTIKYAILYIVIVNVLAILLAVLLDMKLKSTSWLRAAFFIPYILSLVIVGFIWKFIFMQGFNSLGESTGWSFFGLSWLGTPGLAFISILGVSIWQSIGFYLVIYIAGLQSVPDDLKEAATVDGAGAMRRFFSITLPLLAPSITISVFMALTNSIKVFDVILSLTGGGPGGTTYSIAYDIYRDTFQNNLYGYGTAKALILFLAVLVVTIIQLTVFKRREVEA; encoded by the coding sequence ATGTTAAAAACACTCGGCAGAAGATGGCGCGAGAAATTAGATTTCGGGCTGTTCACCCTCCCCGTTCTAATCTGTATCGCTGTTGCGTTCTACATTCCTTTTGTCATGACCATCCGGTATTCCATGACCAAGTGGAACGGAATCTCCAAACATCCCAAATTCGTCGGCCTGGATAATTTCCAGCAGATCTTTACCGGAGACAGCAACTTTGCCAATTCGGCATGGTTCACGATCAAATATGCGATACTCTACATTGTTATTGTTAACGTGCTGGCCATTCTGCTGGCTGTCCTGCTCGATATGAAGCTGAAGTCCACCTCCTGGCTGAGAGCGGCCTTTTTCATCCCTTACATTCTCAGCCTTGTGATTGTCGGCTTCATCTGGAAATTTATTTTCATGCAGGGCTTCAACTCTCTGGGGGAAAGCACAGGCTGGTCGTTCTTCGGGCTCAGCTGGCTGGGAACGCCGGGGCTGGCATTCATCTCGATTCTAGGGGTTTCCATCTGGCAGTCGATCGGATTCTACCTGGTGATTTATATCGCGGGCCTGCAGTCTGTACCTGACGACCTTAAGGAAGCCGCAACGGTGGACGGTGCCGGAGCGATGAGAAGATTCTTCAGCATTACGCTGCCGCTGCTTGCACCCTCCATTACAATCTCGGTCTTTATGGCACTGACCAACTCGATCAAAGTATTCGACGTAATTCTGTCGCTGACCGGCGGCGGTCCCGGAGGAACTACCTACAGTATCGCTTACGATATCTACCGGGATACCTTCCAGAATAATCTATACGGATACGGAACCGCGAAAGCGCTTATCCTGTTCCTGGCTGTACTGGTCGTAACGATCATCCAGCTGACAGTCTTCAAACGAAGAGAGGTAGAGGCATAA
- a CDS encoding sensor histidine kinase translates to MNNSISSTRSNLLLVGRNLESYLDGIGQLSLPQISYDEFNYAILHESEDYASKMYVEDYLKNLYFSRSDLEAIYLYVIKEHKYYYVTKENYNITVRVVEHPPIENLPWYKRALASPFNRSYQSFVKERTPEESQGDYPINSEKSFMGYHRLLRSIVTREPQAVLSLYFNSSVTDEIMKDIPFSDGEHLMYISPDNEPFVVDDREFYLQSEQAGLLEQLTPAQGGRLTWSDAEQKYLVMYDISQKEGWKLVKPIPYKQIYEAATTTRKLSYSIGLLFLIVSVVLVSFTSNRITNPLKNLSLQMKRFSTGSFDAEAAVEGNDEIAYLSRHFNKMVEKTNELINERYKMKIVEKNAVLKALEAEINPHFLYNALQAISTKALKNNNDDIVEMVDNLALTLRYCISGRDVVQAREELKHIERYLALQKARFGSRMQVEYDWNESLLELRIPKLSIQTLVENCIKHALEKVSSTVTIRIEAHITPAHSVISVLDDGPGITEQRLRQVLSSLQIQWEDRGGEEAEEGDNESIGLKNLNTRLKLLYGEEAGLVIAGDEHGTRIDMRLPRGGLGQHV, encoded by the coding sequence GTGAACAACAGCATCTCCAGCACCCGCAGCAACCTGCTTCTGGTCGGGCGCAATCTGGAGAGTTATCTGGACGGGATCGGCCAGCTGTCGCTGCCGCAGATCTCTTATGATGAGTTCAATTATGCGATTCTGCATGAATCGGAGGACTATGCATCGAAGATGTATGTGGAGGATTATTTGAAGAATCTTTATTTTTCCCGCAGCGATCTGGAAGCGATTTATCTGTATGTCATCAAGGAGCACAAATATTATTATGTCACCAAGGAGAACTATAATATTACTGTCCGGGTGGTAGAGCATCCGCCGATTGAGAATCTTCCGTGGTACAAGCGGGCGCTGGCCAGTCCCTTCAACCGCTCGTATCAGTCCTTCGTGAAGGAGCGGACCCCGGAGGAGAGCCAAGGCGATTACCCTATCAATTCTGAGAAAAGCTTCATGGGCTATCACCGTCTGCTGCGTTCGATTGTGACCCGGGAGCCGCAGGCGGTTCTGTCCCTGTACTTCAATTCCAGTGTGACGGATGAGATTATGAAGGATATTCCCTTTAGTGACGGGGAGCATCTGATGTATATCAGTCCGGACAATGAGCCGTTTGTGGTCGATGACCGTGAATTTTATCTGCAGAGTGAACAAGCGGGGCTGCTGGAGCAGCTGACCCCGGCCCAAGGCGGCCGCCTGACCTGGTCCGACGCGGAACAGAAGTATCTGGTGATGTATGACATCAGCCAAAAAGAGGGCTGGAAGCTCGTCAAGCCGATTCCCTACAAGCAGATTTATGAAGCGGCGACGACGACGCGCAAATTGAGCTATTCGATCGGGCTGCTGTTCCTGATTGTGTCCGTTGTTCTCGTCAGCTTCACCTCCAACAGAATCACGAATCCGCTGAAGAATCTGTCGCTGCAGATGAAGCGCTTCAGCACCGGCAGCTTCGATGCCGAAGCCGCTGTAGAGGGAAACGATGAGATCGCCTACCTATCCAGGCACTTCAACAAGATGGTAGAGAAGACGAACGAACTGATTAATGAACGGTACAAGATGAAGATTGTCGAGAAAAACGCTGTGCTAAAAGCGCTGGAGGCGGAGATCAATCCGCATTTCCTCTATAATGCGCTGCAGGCCATCTCCACTAAGGCACTCAAAAACAACAATGATGATATTGTCGAGATGGTGGACAACCTGGCACTCACCCTGAGATACTGCATCAGCGGCAGGGATGTGGTGCAGGCCCGGGAGGAGCTGAAGCATATCGAACGTTATCTGGCGCTGCAAAAAGCCCGCTTCGGCAGCCGCATGCAGGTCGAATACGACTGGAATGAGAGTCTGCTGGAGCTGAGGATTCCCAAGCTGTCGATTCAGACGCTGGTGGAAAACTGCATTAAGCACGCGCTGGAGAAGGTGTCCAGCACAGTTACGATCCGGATTGAAGCCCATATTACCCCTGCCCACAGTGTGATCTCTGTGCTGGATGACGGGCCGGGGATCACGGAGCAGCGGCTCCGGCAGGTGCTCAGCTCGCTGCAGATCCAGTGGGAGGACCGCGGGGGCGAAGAAGCTGAAGAAGGGGACAACGAGAGTATTGGCTTGAAGAATCTGAATACACGCCTGAAGCTCTTATACGGTGAAGAGGCAGGGCTTGTTATTGCCGGCGATGAGCATGGCACACGGATAGATATGCGGTTACCGCGGGGAGGGCTGGGACAACATGTATAA